One Bosea sp. 685 DNA segment encodes these proteins:
- a CDS encoding transporter substrate-binding domain-containing protein: MLKKLLAAGAVAIGLTGLAAPASVAARTLDEIIKSGTIRVGVNPTLPPLGKFDDKNEIVGFDVDFAAEIAKTLGVKLEVVQTGSPDRIPFVVSGKIDFVMGAMTRNPERAKVIDFTVPVHTEVLGVLTTKDKLFTDWKQFNEPSVTFVQVRGSTPVKFIEDNLKNAKVTLLDNYPDAVRALAQGRGTAMIDVIDFMGEHMAKHNVEWKVVETPIDIYYCGLGVSKASTGLKDWLNVAIFELHRRGKTDEIWKKWFGMDMLKPVGATPYF; this comes from the coding sequence ATGTTGAAGAAGTTGCTCGCCGCCGGCGCTGTCGCCATCGGCTTGACGGGCCTGGCCGCCCCGGCTTCGGTCGCGGCACGGACACTGGACGAGATCATCAAATCGGGCACGATCCGCGTCGGCGTGAACCCGACCTTGCCGCCGCTCGGAAAGTTCGACGACAAGAACGAGATCGTCGGCTTCGACGTCGATTTCGCCGCCGAGATCGCCAAGACGCTCGGCGTCAAGCTGGAGGTGGTTCAGACCGGCTCGCCGGACCGCATCCCCTTCGTGGTGTCCGGCAAGATCGACTTCGTGATGGGCGCGATGACGCGCAATCCCGAGCGCGCGAAGGTCATCGACTTCACCGTTCCGGTCCACACCGAGGTGCTCGGCGTCCTGACCACCAAGGACAAGCTCTTCACCGACTGGAAGCAGTTCAACGAGCCGTCCGTCACCTTCGTGCAGGTGCGCGGTTCGACGCCGGTCAAGTTCATCGAGGACAACCTCAAGAACGCCAAGGTCACCCTGCTCGACAACTACCCTGATGCGGTACGCGCGCTGGCGCAGGGCCGCGGCACGGCCATGATCGACGTGATCGATTTCATGGGCGAGCACATGGCCAAGCACAATGTCGAGTGGAAGGTCGTCGAAACGCCGATCGACATCTACTATTGCGGACTTGGCGTTTCCAAGGCTTCGACCGGCCTGAAGGACTGGCTCAACGTGGCGATCTTCGAATTGCACCGCCGCGGCAAGACCGACGAGATCTGGAAGAAGTGGTTCGGCATGGACATGCTCAAGCCGGTTGGCGCCACGCCCTATTTCTGA
- a CDS encoding amino acid ABC transporter permease codes for MSYTLQYGQIWPYLPRLFDGAWIALQIAVLAFCGGLAIGTACAAVKSFGARWLVRIVNVYVVFFTNTPQLVQIYFLYFALPDMGVLLSSFAAVLIGMTLNAGAYLTEIQRAGFESRRVSEMEAAEVLGFSRLQQIRYVILPHMARVLFPPLSNHFIIMTLGTSMAAVFGVEELTGQAFNINSQTFRSIEIFSVTALFYVALTLAASVLLAAIGRYAFRARTGLI; via the coding sequence ATGAGCTACACGCTGCAATATGGCCAGATCTGGCCCTATCTTCCGCGCCTTTTCGACGGCGCGTGGATCGCGTTGCAGATCGCGGTTCTCGCCTTCTGCGGCGGGCTCGCCATCGGGACTGCCTGCGCGGCGGTGAAATCCTTCGGGGCGCGCTGGCTCGTCCGCATCGTCAATGTCTATGTCGTGTTCTTCACCAACACCCCGCAACTGGTGCAGATCTACTTCCTCTATTTCGCGCTGCCTGACATGGGCGTGCTGCTGTCCTCCTTCGCGGCCGTGCTCATCGGCATGACGCTGAATGCCGGAGCCTATCTCACCGAAATCCAGCGTGCGGGCTTCGAGAGCCGGCGCGTTTCCGAGATGGAGGCGGCCGAGGTGCTCGGTTTCTCCAGGCTCCAGCAAATCCGCTATGTGATCCTGCCGCATATGGCACGCGTCCTGTTTCCGCCGCTGTCGAACCACTTCATCATCATGACGCTGGGCACCTCGATGGCAGCCGTCTTCGGCGTCGAGGAGTTGACCGGCCAGGCCTTCAACATCAATTCGCAGACGTTCCGGTCGATCGAGATCTTCTCGGTCACTGCGCTGTTTTATGTCGCGCTGACGCTTGCGGCTTCCGTGCTGCTTGCCGCCATTGGCCGCTATGCCTTCCGGGCTCGCACGGGGCTGATCTGA
- a CDS encoding amino acid ABC transporter permease → MLSQIIEEWPRFATYYNLVFIAKAALTTLALSALGCVVGSLLGLALAVTRLTHGRALLPLRLLAIGFTELFRRVPFLVTLMLCFFAFQATGADVPLFVVAAVTVTLIAGAFLGEIVRGGLNAVHRNQWEAAAAMNFSLTETIRYVALPQAWRLILPPAFGFFVMFIKDTALASQIGVVELTFVGKVLNNKGFSAALSFGAILVVYFAISYPLARFGARLEARLAPSRHRGA, encoded by the coding sequence ATGCTGTCGCAGATCATCGAGGAGTGGCCGCGCTTTGCGACCTATTACAACCTCGTCTTCATCGCCAAGGCGGCCCTGACGACGCTTGCCCTCTCGGCGCTTGGCTGTGTCGTCGGCTCGCTGCTCGGGCTCGCTTTGGCCGTGACGCGCCTCACTCATGGCCGGGCCCTGCTGCCGTTGCGCCTGCTTGCGATCGGCTTCACCGAGCTGTTCCGGCGCGTGCCCTTCCTGGTCACGCTGATGCTGTGCTTCTTTGCCTTCCAGGCGACCGGAGCCGATGTGCCGCTCTTCGTCGTCGCGGCCGTGACCGTGACATTGATCGCCGGCGCCTTCCTGGGCGAGATCGTTCGCGGCGGCCTGAATGCGGTCCATCGCAATCAGTGGGAGGCGGCGGCGGCGATGAATTTCAGCCTGACCGAAACCATCCGCTATGTGGCGCTGCCGCAGGCCTGGCGCCTCATCCTGCCGCCCGCCTTCGGCTTCTTCGTGATGTTCATCAAGGACACGGCGCTGGCCTCGCAGATCGGCGTGGTGGAGCTCACCTTCGTCGGCAAGGTCCTCAACAACAAAGGCTTTTCGGCCGCGCTCAGCTTCGGCGCGATCCTTGTCGTCTATTTCGCAATTTCCTATCCGCTGGCCCGCTTCGGCGCCAGGCTGGAGGCCAGACTTGCACCATCTCGACATCGCGGGGCTTGA
- a CDS encoding amino acid ABC transporter ATP-binding protein, producing the protein MHHLDIAGLDAHYGKLPVLSGIDLTVGRGDIIGLIGPSGSGKSTILRVLMGLLPPSGGAVKLDDEPVNYADQAALRRLRDRIAIVFQQYNLFQNMTVLENVTIAPVKIKKRPRAEVEAEARALLSKVGLGDKLARYPDELSGGQQQRVAIARALALKPEILLLDEVTAALDPELVSEVLDTIRVLAREGMTMLIVSHEMAFIREVASKVVFMADGRVVETGSPAQIFDAPHHQRTRDFVSKILRH; encoded by the coding sequence TTGCACCATCTCGACATCGCGGGGCTTGACGCCCATTACGGCAAATTGCCCGTGCTCTCCGGCATCGACCTGACGGTCGGCCGGGGCGACATCATCGGGCTGATCGGGCCGTCAGGCTCCGGCAAGAGCACGATCCTGCGCGTGCTGATGGGGCTGCTGCCGCCATCGGGCGGCGCCGTCAAACTCGACGACGAGCCCGTGAATTACGCCGATCAGGCAGCGCTGCGCCGCCTCCGCGACCGCATCGCCATCGTGTTCCAGCAATACAACCTCTTCCAGAACATGACGGTTCTGGAAAACGTGACCATCGCACCGGTGAAGATCAAGAAGCGGCCGCGCGCCGAGGTCGAGGCGGAGGCCAGGGCCTTGCTGAGCAAGGTCGGCCTGGGCGACAAGCTCGCGCGCTATCCCGACGAATTGTCGGGTGGCCAGCAGCAGCGTGTCGCTATCGCCCGCGCGCTGGCGCTGAAACCGGAGATCCTGCTGCTCGACGAGGTGACGGCAGCGCTCGATCCGGAGCTGGTCTCGGAAGTCCTGGACACGATCCGGGTGTTGGCGCGGGAGGGCATGACCATGCTGATTGTCTCCCATGAAATGGCCTTCATCCGCGAAGTCGCCTCGAAGGTCGTCTTCATGGCCGACGGCCGTGTCGTCGAGACCGGTTCGCCTGCGCAGATATTCGACGCGCCGCACCATCAGCGCACGCGCGATTTCGTCTCGAAGATCCTGCGCCACTGA
- a CDS encoding GntR family transcriptional regulator — MSEVDQAEAGETEIVRAGGFNLSNLAYNAISEMIRRRHLRGGEMIVEARLADSLGISRTPLREALQRLEGEGLVIKGTGRSYLVRNVDLGEYLQSLKCREFLEPEAASLAAGRIPAGELVKVKLEINQLRTTVPYHTDAHWASDDNLHELFARHCGNDVLAGLIRKLRVTTRLFEIARLADRLEPDSAEHLEIVEALEREDSKASRRAVQNHIRSLGKSALDNVR, encoded by the coding sequence ATGAGTGAAGTCGATCAAGCCGAGGCCGGGGAGACAGAAATCGTCCGGGCCGGCGGCTTCAATTTGTCGAACCTCGCCTATAACGCGATTTCGGAGATGATCCGCCGACGCCATCTGCGCGGCGGCGAGATGATCGTCGAGGCACGCCTGGCCGACAGCCTCGGCATCTCGCGCACCCCCTTGCGCGAGGCCCTGCAGCGGCTGGAAGGCGAAGGCCTCGTCATCAAGGGGACCGGGCGTTCCTATCTGGTGCGCAATGTCGATCTCGGCGAATATCTGCAGAGCCTGAAATGCCGGGAGTTTCTCGAGCCGGAGGCGGCGTCGCTGGCGGCTGGCCGGATTCCGGCGGGCGAGTTGGTCAAGGTCAAGCTGGAGATCAACCAGCTCCGGACGACAGTGCCCTATCATACCGATGCGCATTGGGCTTCCGATGACAATCTGCACGAGCTGTTCGCCCGCCACTGCGGCAATGATGTGCTCGCCGGGCTGATCCGAAAGCTGCGGGTCACGACGCGGCTGTTCGAAATCGCGCGCCTGGCCGATCGGCTCGAACCGGATTCGGCCGAGCACCTGGAAATCGTCGAGGCGCTGGAGCGGGAGGATTCCAAGGCCTCGCGCCGGGCGGTGCAGAACCATATCCGCAGCCTCGGCAAGTCGGCGCTCGACAACGTGCGCTGA
- the hydA gene encoding dihydropyrimidinase produces MASYDTIIHGGTVVTAADRIMCDVGIRDGRVVALGESLGDAVQVIDATGKLVLPGGIDAHVHIAQPSGEGIVMADDFESGTRSAALGGTTTIMPFALQEKGCSMRETLKAYHAKADGECHVDVSFHMIISDPSEQLLGQELPALVEDGYTSFKIFMTYEGLALNDRQILDVMSVARETGALVMVHAENYDAIRFMTEQLERGGRIAPKYHATSRPIAVEREATHRAISLAELVDVPVMIVHVSNREAMEQIRWAKDKGLTVLGETCTQYLVLTEKDLDGLGMEGAKYVCSPPPRDTASQDACWEGLRNGAFTIFSSDHCPFRYDDPQGKLVPKGKTSFRWVPNGIPGVGARLPILFSEGVSKGRIDLETFVAVTAANPAKTYGLYPRKGTIAVGADADIAIWDPQKRVTLTHDLIQDGADYTPYEGREIIGWPVLTMVRGRVVVEDGALIGKKGHGIHLSRARSPYAKRGFEGRTQS; encoded by the coding sequence ATGGCAAGTTACGACACCATCATCCACGGCGGCACAGTGGTCACGGCGGCAGACCGAATCATGTGCGATGTCGGCATTCGTGACGGACGGGTTGTGGCGTTGGGCGAGAGCCTCGGCGACGCTGTGCAGGTGATCGACGCCACAGGCAAGCTCGTGCTGCCGGGCGGGATCGATGCGCATGTCCATATCGCGCAACCCTCGGGCGAAGGCATCGTGATGGCCGATGATTTCGAGAGCGGCACGCGCTCCGCGGCGCTCGGCGGCACCACCACCATCATGCCCTTCGCCTTGCAGGAGAAGGGCTGTTCCATGCGCGAGACGCTGAAGGCCTATCATGCCAAGGCCGATGGCGAATGCCATGTCGATGTCAGCTTCCACATGATCATCTCCGATCCGAGCGAGCAGCTTCTCGGCCAGGAGCTGCCGGCCCTGGTCGAGGATGGCTACACCTCGTTCAAGATCTTCATGACCTATGAGGGGCTTGCCCTGAACGATCGCCAGATTCTCGACGTCATGTCGGTCGCGCGCGAGACCGGCGCGCTCGTCATGGTCCATGCCGAGAATTACGATGCCATTCGCTTCATGACCGAACAGCTCGAGCGCGGCGGGCGGATCGCGCCGAAATACCACGCGACGTCGCGCCCCATCGCGGTCGAGCGCGAGGCGACGCACCGCGCGATCTCGCTTGCCGAGCTCGTCGACGTGCCGGTGATGATCGTGCATGTCTCGAACCGCGAGGCGATGGAGCAGATCCGCTGGGCCAAGGATAAGGGCCTGACCGTGCTCGGCGAGACCTGCACGCAATATCTCGTCCTCACCGAGAAGGATCTCGACGGGCTCGGCATGGAGGGCGCGAAATATGTCTGCTCGCCGCCACCGCGCGATACGGCCAGCCAGGACGCCTGCTGGGAGGGCCTGCGCAACGGCGCCTTCACGATCTTCTCCTCCGATCACTGCCCGTTCCGCTATGACGATCCGCAAGGCAAGCTCGTGCCCAAGGGCAAGACGAGCTTCCGCTGGGTGCCGAACGGCATTCCGGGCGTCGGCGCGCGGTTGCCGATCCTGTTTTCAGAAGGTGTCTCGAAGGGGCGGATCGATCTCGAGACCTTCGTCGCGGTCACGGCGGCCAATCCTGCAAAGACCTATGGGCTCTATCCCCGCAAGGGCACGATCGCGGTCGGCGCCGATGCCGATATCGCGATCTGGGATCCGCAGAAGCGCGTCACGCTGACCCATGATCTGATCCAGGATGGCGCCGATTATACGCCCTATGAAGGACGCGAGATCATCGGCTGGCCGGTTCTCACCATGGTCCGGGGCCGCGTCGTGGTCGAGGACGGCGCTCTCATCGGCAAAAAGGGGCATGGCATTCACCTGTCACGCGCCCGCTCACCCTATGCGAAGCGCGGTTTCGAGGGCCGGACCCAATCATGA
- a CDS encoding Zn-dependent hydrolase translates to MKPISPEAIRTAIAAQRPVVESLFDRLAEGSRAEPGIMRDTYGAGENFAHELIASHGADEGLQIRRDAAANTYLTWPGSEQGAPRILLGSHLDSVPHGGNFDGAAGVVAGLTVIAAMKALGLRPRCDITVMGVRAEESVWFEVSYIGSRSALGTLPNGALDAKRIDTGRDLASHIAACGGDVEALRHGRRELDPATIRAFLEVHIEQAPSLVEASLPLAICSGIPGNFRYPNARINGRHDHVGTPRRFRRDAAMAGAELAMALDRLWAEQEATGIPLAITFGRFHTDPTMHGLTTVPGAFDFSLDVRAYDPAVLSHLEERMLAIVSEIEARRHVSFALGPRASASVGMVDPAIASQLQAAAQSLGLPGTMMGSPASHDAAAFAAAGVPVGMIFVRNENGSHNPHEEMEIDDFLDACAVLTSWVADQAA, encoded by the coding sequence ATGAAGCCCATCTCTCCCGAAGCCATCAGGACAGCGATCGCAGCCCAGCGCCCGGTTGTCGAAAGCCTGTTCGACCGTCTGGCCGAAGGCAGCCGGGCTGAGCCCGGCATCATGCGCGACACCTATGGCGCGGGCGAGAATTTCGCGCATGAGCTCATCGCCAGTCATGGTGCGGATGAAGGACTGCAGATCCGTCGCGACGCCGCCGCCAACACCTATCTGACCTGGCCGGGCAGCGAGCAGGGCGCGCCGCGCATCCTGCTCGGCTCGCATCTCGACAGCGTGCCCCATGGCGGCAATTTCGACGGCGCGGCCGGCGTCGTGGCGGGGCTGACGGTCATCGCCGCCATGAAGGCGCTGGGACTACGCCCGCGCTGCGACATCACCGTGATGGGCGTGCGCGCCGAGGAGAGCGTCTGGTTCGAGGTCTCCTATATCGGCAGCCGCTCGGCGCTGGGCACATTGCCCAATGGCGCCCTCGACGCCAAGCGGATCGACACCGGGCGCGATCTCGCCAGCCACATCGCCGCATGCGGCGGCGATGTCGAGGCGCTCCGGCACGGCCGCAGGGAGCTCGATCCCGCGACGATCCGCGCCTTCCTCGAAGTCCATATCGAACAGGCCCCGAGCCTGGTCGAGGCCAGCCTACCGCTCGCCATCTGCAGCGGCATCCCAGGCAATTTCCGTTATCCCAACGCCCGCATCAATGGACGCCACGACCATGTCGGCACGCCGCGCCGCTTCCGCCGCGACGCCGCCATGGCCGGCGCGGAACTGGCGATGGCGCTCGACCGGCTCTGGGCGGAGCAGGAAGCCACCGGCATCCCGCTCGCCATCACCTTTGGCCGCTTCCACACCGACCCCACCATGCATGGTTTGACCACCGTGCCCGGCGCCTTTGATTTCAGCCTCGATGTGCGCGCCTATGATCCCGCCGTGCTGTCGCATCTCGAGGAGCGCATGCTGGCGATCGTCAGCGAGATCGAGGCGCGGCGACATGTGAGCTTCGCCCTGGGCCCGCGCGCCTCCGCCAGTGTCGGCATGGTCGACCCCGCAATCGCATCCCAGCTCCAGGCCGCGGCGCAGAGCCTGGGCCTGCCCGGCACGATGATGGGAAGCCCCGCCTCGCATGACGCAGCGGCTTTCGCAGCGGCCGGCGTCCCCGTCGGCATGATCTTCGTGCGCAACGAAAACGGCAGCCACAACCCGCATGAGGAGATGGAAATCGACGATTTCCTCGACGCCTGCGCCGTGCTGACGAGCTGGGTCGCGGATCAGGCCGCCTGA
- a CDS encoding amidohydrolase family protein, giving the protein MNLLITDTTVVTCDDERRIIERGAIAIIGDRIAAIGETAALEQAYPDCERIPGRGLAVLPGFINAHTHTVLTALRGTVEDWDGEIIYRYMSPVSYAMSDHERAVMASLGCLEAIRSGATTLVDPFRHVPSYAGAMADTGLRLWLSESCADIDTRKIRFGEYGVDEAFGQGFLDRTQRLIESWNGARNGRVNCQIAAHAPDNCSPAMLRKLKDMAERHGLTRTCHLAQSPGEIAAVKAAHGLTPASYLDREGFLGPDLTCAHWTYCTPTDIALLAERGVQMAHNPANSSRKGPHTVAIGLIRDAGVNIALGTDNMTEDLFHALKIGLILHRGGRGRATEGGLDPQPQDMLDMITRNGARSVGAQDQIGSLEAGKKADLTIIDLNQPVMRPLIRLVSNLVHYGHPGIVHSVIVDGKFVMRDRKVLTIDEQALLDEAQAVTQRVWERMIASNPDIAPPQGELRWLDA; this is encoded by the coding sequence ATGAACCTGCTGATCACGGATACGACCGTCGTCACCTGCGACGACGAGCGGCGCATCATCGAGCGCGGCGCGATCGCCATCATCGGCGACCGCATCGCCGCGATCGGCGAGACGGCAGCGCTGGAGCAGGCCTATCCGGATTGCGAGCGCATCCCCGGGCGCGGGCTCGCCGTGCTGCCGGGCTTCATCAACGCCCATACCCACACCGTCCTGACCGCGCTGCGCGGCACGGTCGAGGATTGGGATGGCGAAATCATCTACCGCTACATGTCGCCGGTCTCCTATGCGATGAGCGATCATGAGCGGGCGGTGATGGCCTCGCTCGGCTGCCTGGAGGCGATCCGCAGCGGCGCGACGACGCTGGTCGATCCGTTCCGGCACGTCCCCTCCTATGCCGGCGCAATGGCCGATACGGGCTTGAGGCTCTGGCTGTCGGAAAGCTGCGCCGATATCGACACGCGAAAAATCCGCTTCGGCGAATACGGCGTCGACGAGGCTTTCGGACAGGGCTTCCTCGACCGCACGCAGAGGCTGATCGAGAGCTGGAACGGCGCCCGCAACGGCCGCGTCAACTGCCAGATCGCGGCGCATGCGCCCGACAACTGCTCGCCCGCCATGCTGCGCAAGCTCAAGGACATGGCCGAGCGTCACGGCCTCACCCGCACCTGCCATCTCGCGCAGAGCCCGGGCGAGATCGCAGCCGTCAAGGCCGCCCATGGCCTGACCCCGGCCAGCTATCTCGACCGCGAGGGCTTCCTTGGCCCGGACCTGACCTGCGCCCACTGGACCTATTGCACGCCCACCGACATCGCGCTGCTCGCCGAGCGCGGCGTGCAGATGGCCCACAACCCGGCCAACTCCTCGCGCAAGGGCCCGCACACCGTCGCCATCGGCCTGATCCGCGACGCCGGCGTCAACATCGCGCTCGGCACCGACAACATGACCGAGGATCTGTTCCACGCCCTCAAGATCGGCCTGATCCTGCATCGCGGCGGGCGCGGCCGCGCCACTGAAGGCGGCCTCGATCCCCAGCCGCAGGACATGCTCGACATGATCACGCGCAACGGCGCCCGCTCGGTCGGCGCGCAGGACCAGATCGGTTCGCTGGAAGCCGGCAAGAAGGCCGATCTCACCATCATCGACCTCAACCAGCCAGTGATGCGGCCGCTGATCCGCCTGGTCTCCAATCTCGTGCATTACGGCCATCCCGGCATCGTCCATTCCGTCATCGTCGACGGCAAGTTCGTGATGCGCGACCGCAAGGTGCTGACGATCGACGAACAGGCCTTGCTGGATGAGGCCCAGGCCGTCACCCAGCGCGTCTGGGAGCGGATGATCGCCAGCAATCCCGACATCGCGCCACCGCAAGGCGAATTGCGCTGGCTCGACGCGTGA
- a CDS encoding ABC transporter substrate-binding protein, translating into MLNRRHFLAGTAATGLVSRPALVRAASATTLKFIPVIDLAFTDPIYATAQVSRTHGFMVFDTLYGMNTRLEISPQMVEGHTVENDGKLWNLTLRDGLAWHDGEKVTARDCVASIKRWAKRDAAGDALMQATDELSAPDDRTIRFRLKAPFPYLPYALGKVSAPVCFMMPERLANTDPFKLIPEVIGSGPFRYKADERVPGARNVYERFAGYKPREGGTADWTSGPKIVNFDRVEWTTMPDAATGTSAVQAGEQDWQEAMPHDLLPIVARSKSVRTAVLDPLGFTCQMRVNHLQPPFDNPAIRRALLGAIDQEAFMIAVAGDDPAFRHSPLGYFTPGTPMGSKVGLDIFRGPRDYDKVKRDLKAAGYTGEKVVLLVPADSLAQKPLGDIAADVMKQAGMNVEYTALDFGSVLKRRVNKGPADQGGWNAFVGNWQGMDWLNPLVHSTLRGDGAFPGWVSSPKIEALRTQWLSTGDDAGQKRICDEIQKTAFEEVPYYPIGQYKQPTLFRTDLSGIMNGTAVFWNVKRS; encoded by the coding sequence ATGCTGAATCGTCGTCACTTCCTCGCAGGCACGGCCGCAACGGGCCTCGTCTCGCGCCCGGCCCTGGTGCGGGCTGCGTCAGCGACGACGCTGAAATTCATTCCGGTGATCGACCTCGCCTTCACCGACCCGATCTACGCGACCGCCCAGGTCTCCCGCACCCATGGCTTCATGGTGTTCGATACGCTCTACGGCATGAACACCAGGCTCGAGATCTCGCCGCAAATGGTCGAGGGGCATACGGTCGAGAATGACGGCAAGCTCTGGAACCTGACCCTGCGCGACGGCCTCGCCTGGCATGACGGCGAAAAGGTCACGGCGCGCGATTGCGTCGCCAGCATCAAGCGCTGGGCCAAGCGGGATGCGGCCGGCGACGCGCTGATGCAGGCGACTGACGAACTCTCCGCGCCCGACGATAGGACGATCCGCTTCCGCCTCAAGGCGCCCTTCCCTTATCTGCCCTATGCACTCGGCAAGGTTTCCGCGCCGGTCTGCTTCATGATGCCGGAGCGGCTCGCCAATACCGATCCGTTCAAGCTCATTCCCGAGGTGATCGGCTCGGGCCCCTTCCGCTACAAGGCCGATGAGCGGGTGCCTGGCGCGCGCAACGTCTATGAGCGCTTCGCCGGCTACAAGCCGCGCGAGGGCGGCACGGCGGACTGGACCTCGGGCCCCAAGATCGTGAATTTCGACCGCGTGGAATGGACGACCATGCCGGATGCCGCGACCGGCACCTCGGCCGTGCAGGCCGGCGAGCAGGACTGGCAGGAGGCGATGCCGCACGACCTGCTGCCCATCGTCGCCCGCAGCAAATCCGTCCGTACCGCCGTGCTCGATCCGCTCGGCTTCACCTGCCAGATGCGGGTCAACCATCTGCAGCCGCCCTTCGACAATCCGGCGATCCGCCGCGCTCTTCTCGGCGCGATCGACCAGGAGGCCTTCATGATCGCGGTGGCGGGCGACGATCCCGCCTTCCGTCACAGCCCGCTCGGCTACTTCACGCCGGGCACGCCGATGGGCAGCAAGGTCGGTCTCGATATCTTCCGCGGCCCGCGCGACTACGACAAGGTCAAGCGCGACCTCAAGGCGGCGGGCTACACCGGCGAGAAGGTCGTTCTGCTGGTGCCGGCCGATTCGCTGGCGCAGAAGCCGCTCGGCGACATCGCGGCCGATGTGATGAAGCAGGCCGGCATGAATGTCGAATACACCGCGCTCGATTTCGGCTCGGTGCTCAAGCGCCGCGTCAACAAGGGCCCGGCCGACCAAGGTGGCTGGAACGCTTTTGTCGGCAACTGGCAGGGCATGGACTGGCTCAACCCGCTGGTCCACTCGACCTTGCGCGGCGACGGCGCCTTCCCCGGCTGGGTCTCCAGTCCGAAGATCGAGGCCCTGCGCACGCAATGGCTTTCGACCGGCGACGATGCCGGGCAGAAGCGCATCTGCGACGAAATCCAGAAGACCGCTTTTGAGGAGGTGCCCTATTACCCGATCGGCCAGTACAAGCAGCCGACCCTCTTCCGCACCGACCTCAGCGGCATCATGAACGGCACCGCCGTGTTCTGGAATGTGAAGCGGAGCTGA
- a CDS encoding LysR family transcriptional regulator: MNLRQIELLRAVMRCETTVRAAQELGLSQPAVSNAIKHLEGQVGFPLFERVNNRLFPTAEARAIYQDSDPIFQMHAALEAKVQDLKENRAGHVRLIATPPLGYSVIPRALGSFLAKRPKMRVFFDVRRFENVIDSVENGVAELGFVMGLNENRALNAEVFFSERMVCVMRPDHPLAEKNTIYPSDLRSVPFIALERGSRMGTIVRQAFTEAGEPFNFAVEVRYCNTACVLAENGVGVAVVDPLSPLFSGHYNLAIRAFEPAVQVSASVVSSRKRPLSRAAEAFLREVRVVVGEVAGKLA; encoded by the coding sequence ATGAACCTGCGTCAGATCGAGCTGTTGCGCGCCGTCATGCGATGCGAGACGACGGTGAGGGCCGCCCAGGAATTGGGCCTGTCCCAACCCGCCGTCAGCAACGCGATCAAGCATCTGGAAGGCCAGGTCGGCTTCCCGCTGTTCGAGCGGGTCAACAACCGCCTGTTCCCGACCGCCGAGGCGCGGGCGATCTACCAGGACTCCGATCCGATCTTCCAGATGCATGCCGCCCTGGAAGCCAAGGTCCAGGATCTGAAGGAGAACCGGGCCGGACATGTCCGGCTCATCGCCACGCCGCCGCTGGGCTACAGTGTCATTCCCCGCGCGCTCGGCAGCTTCCTCGCCAAGCGGCCGAAGATGCGGGTGTTCTTCGATGTGCGCCGCTTCGAGAATGTCATCGACAGCGTCGAGAACGGCGTCGCCGAGCTGGGCTTCGTCATGGGGCTGAACGAAAACCGCGCGCTCAACGCCGAGGTCTTCTTCTCCGAGCGGATGGTGTGTGTGATGCGGCCCGACCACCCGCTCGCCGAGAAGAACACGATCTATCCCAGCGACCTCAGGAGCGTGCCCTTCATCGCGCTCGAGCGCGGCAGCAGGATGGGCACCATCGTGCGCCAGGCCTTCACCGAGGCCGGGGAGCCCTTCAATTTCGCCGTCGAGGTCCGCTACTGCAACACGGCCTGCGTGCTCGCCGAGAACGGCGTCGGCGTCGCCGTGGTCGATCCGCTGTCGCCGCTGTTCAGCGGCCATTACAACCTCGCCATCCGGGCCTTCGAGCCCGCCGTGCAGGTTTCCGCCTCCGTGGTGAGCTCGCGCAAGCGGCCCCTGTCACGCGCCGCCGAAGCCTTCCTGCGTGAGGTGCGCGTCGTTGTCGGAGAGGTCGCGGGCAAGCTCGCCTGA